In Fimbriimonadaceae bacterium, the genomic window CCTTCTTGTCGATTTCTTCAAGTCGGTAGGCAAATAGACCGAGAATCACCTAACCGGTTGCAAACCGGGTCGGGAGATGTCATACTTTCACGAGCCAAGCGGGTGTAGCTCAGTGGTTAGAGCGCCGGCCTGTCACGCCGGAGGCCGCGGGTTCAAGTCCCGTCATCCGCGCCATTCCTGCCGCGGTAGCTCAGTTGGTAGAGCAAAGCACTGAAAATGCTTGGGTCGCCGGTTCAAGTCCGGCCTGCGGCACCACCTTCTTCTGCGGTCGAGAAACCCCGAGAGTACTGGCCCTCGCCACATTGCCTGTTCCCATTGCTTGCCTCCGGGCACTTTCGCTGCCCAAAATCTCGTCAGTAATGCAAAGGATGCGTGCCCTCTTCGCGGTCTGCCTATTGATACTGACCGCGTGCTCTTTTGGGCAAGTGAGTCCGGGCGCAATCAAGCCAGGCGACCGCATCAAGATCATTTGCGAACAGGAGGCTTCGCTCAGCAAGGACTACGTCGTGACGAAGGACGGCGTCGTGGTGCTGCCTTTCCTGGGAGCAGTCATGGTCGCCGGCTGGACGCCGGAAGAGGCGGCAGCCCGGATCCGTGATCGCCTTCTGGATGAGCGCATTCTCACCGAAGCGACAGTAACAGTTACGTTTGCCACCCAAACCAACCGACCCGTTACCTACCGTGGGGCCGTTAAGTTCCCAGGGGAGGCGCCATGGCGCCTGGGAATAAGCCTTCAAGACATCTTGGCCATTGCAAAGCCCACGGAGGTCGCCGATCTGGAGCGCATTGAGATCACGCCCGTCAACGGTGAGAAGATCACGGTCAACGCTGCTCTGGTCGACTCGAGTCCCACGACGCTGCGACCTGGCGACGCACTATACGTTCCAGTTCGAGCGAAATCGGAAGAGGTCTTCGTACTCGGTGGGGTCGTAAAGCCGGGCGTCGTCGAATGGTCCAAGCCGGTAACCGTCAGAACCGCCCTTCAACTCGCCGGAGGATTGAATGGGCAGGGCGATCCAGAAGGTATCACGCTCAGGCGCGGAAAGCAGCCGCCACGAAATGTGGCTGCATCCAGCGGCGAGCCACTGGAGCCTGGCGATACCTTGGTCGTCGCACTCCTGCCGGAAAGGCGCTGGATCATGGTTGACGGTGCGGTCAAGAAGCCTGGTCCGGTGGACTTCCGCGAGGGCATCACTCTTTCGGCAGCCATCCACGAGGTGGGTGGCATCCTCCCGCTCATCCCCCTGGACCGGGCCGAGCTCAAACGCACGGTCAACGGCAAAGATCAAATCACCAAGCTGAACATCGACCAGATCCTTCGTGGACTGGGTGGCGACCCGAAACTCCAGCCTGGAGATCGCATCACGATCGTGCCAAAGAAACGCCGAAAGTGACAAAGGGTGAGCGGTATGATCCTACAGCATGCGCGTAAAGTGGGACCGGTCCAAGGGCGCACCCGAACCGATCCGAGCGCTTAACCGAATACCGGAACGAGAATCCCACGAACCGCTGGTCGACCTGCGTGAGGTCGCTCCCCAAATCATGCTCCCAAGGGAGACGACGATTCCATTTGTTCGAAAAACCGTCGGCGAGATGGTGGTCAGAGCGGCCCTTCTCCTCCCCAAGGGCGTGCATCTCGCCGTAACCGATGCCTATCGCCCGGTGATCCGCCAGAAGCTGATCTACGATTGGCTCTCCGCCTGCGCCCTTGAAGTCTGGCCCAACATCACCCATGCCGTCTTGAGGCGAAAGGTCAATCGATGGGTTGCGCCATTTGACCAAAAGGCCCCGCCGGGACACAGCACCGGAGGAGCGATCGACGTTCTGCTCCAGGACGAAAGCGGCGAGCCGCTCGATGTGCACTCACCATACGATCGCTTCAGTGCCGCGCCGACCTACACAATCGGGCTGAGCCCGGAAGCCGAAAGGAACCGCATGCTGCTGGTGGAAACGATGCTGGCGGCCGGCTTCTCCAATTGCCGTGACGAATGGTGGCACTACAGCTACGGCGACGCCGGCTGGGCGGTAAGAACCGGTGCGGCAGAATGCTTCTACGGAAGGATCGATTTGCCGGAAGAGCTTTACGCTCATATGCAGGAGGTGTGGCTGCGCAACCTCCACGAAAGACCCAACCCATTCAAGCCCCACCGAGCTAGCTAAACTGGAGGCATGGCTGCTGCCACGCTCTCCTACCAAGCTGAAGGGCTCGCCGGCTCGATCGATCGACCCATCCACGTCACCATGATCGGTGCGGGGAGCTTCTTCACCGCATCGATCCTGAAAGACATCCTGCTGATCCCCGAAAATCTCGGCGGCCAACTTCGCCTGGTTGATATCGACGGGCGACGCCTCGAACTCTCCCGGCGACTGATTGAGCGGCTCCTGAACGAGCTGCCCGGTGGGGAGCGCTGGACCGTGAAGGCCTCGACCGACCGCGCCGAGCTCCTTCCCGGCACGGACTATATCGTCAATGCGATCGAGGTCAGCGGCTTGGAGTGCGTGCGGTACGACAACGACATTCCTCTTGAATTCGGGGTGAGCCAGAACATCGGCGACACCATCGGTCCGGGAGGGCTGATGAAGGCCCTTCGAACGGTTCCGGTTTGGTTGGAGATCCTGCGTGACGCCGAGCGGCTATGTCCCCAGGCCGTCGTGCTCAACTACACCAACCCGATGAACATCATGTGCCTGGCCGGCCAGCGCGTGTCGTCGATGAAGGTGATTGGCCTTTGCCATTCGGTCCAAGGCACGTCGAGGATGCTCGCGAGATTCGTCGACATCCCCTACGAGCAGATGCGATGGACCTGCGCGGGCATCAACCACCTGGCCTGGTTTGTCAAGCTCGAGGGCCCGGAGGGCGACCTCTATCCCCAGCTGATGGCGATGGCCCGGGACCGCACGTCGGAATTTGCCAAGGCCGAGCCGGTCCGCAGCGACATGATGCTTCACTTCGGCGCCTTCATTACCGAAAGCAGTGGCCACCTCAGCGAATACCTCCCCTACTATCGCAAGCGTCGGGATCTCTTGGAAACCTATACCGACACCGGCTACCGAGGACAGGAAAGCTTTTACGCCGACAACTGGCCGGGCTGGCGACAGGAGCAGGATGCGCGCCGCGAGCGCATCATTGCCGGCGAAGAGGCTATCGAACCCAAGCGCTCCCTCGAATATGGCGCGTGGATCATCGAGTCGATCGAGAAGCATGTGCCGATCGTCGTCCACGGCAACGTGTCGAACGAGGGCGGGCTGATCGATAACCTGCCGCACGACGGCTGCGTGGAAGTGGCGTGCTTGATCGATCGCAACGGCATCCAACCCACCCGGTACGGCCGCCTGCCCAAGCCGATGGCCGCCATCTGCGACGGGAACATGCGGATGTTCGACCTCGCCGCCGACGCCTGCATCCAGCGGTCCTTCGAGCTGGCCCGGCAGGCGCTGCTGCTCGATCCGCTTACCGCGGCGTGCTGCTCGCCGGCCGAGATCTTCGCGATGGCGGATCGCCTGTTTGAGGCCGAGGCCTCGTACCTGCCTGGGTTTGCTTAGGGCCACAAATCCCGGCCACGCGACGACAAGACTAGGGGTCAAGTTTTCTGCACCTTCTGTCGTCCGGGTGCCGTCTTTCTTCTCTGCCATGGATGTTTCCGCTATGTTAAGCCTCCTTCCGCAGCCCGACAACCCTCTGGGCTTTACCGATAAAGATCGACTCACACTGATGAACCAGTATGCGATTCTTGAGTTGCTTGTTCGCGCCCATCCAGGGATTGCTAGCTACGAAGGTTCGGCTCACAATGATCCCGCTTACTACATCAGGCTCCAGAGGTATGTGCGGTTCGGCTACGATTACCTTCTCAAAAATGAGATAGCGAACCAGGTTGCCCCACGAACATTGTCAACCCAGGACCAGATTGACGTCTGTGACACTTTGGAGATGTGGGAAATCATCCAGAGCTCTTACGACCAATTGGAGGAGAAGGAAGGCCTGAGTGAGCAGGACGTGACCTTCCCTGGTTGGGACAGCAATAGTGATGGCGGGGAGCTCAACTTTGTCCATCTCTATTGTAATGGAACCGGTGAGAGACGCCACTCTGCGATTAGACCTCGGCCAGATTACGACGCACACATGAAGTACTACTTGCGTTATCCCAGCATGCTGATTCGTTTCCGCGAACTGGGTGCAAAGACTCACCTGGGAACCGTGAGCCGACTGACTGCTCAAGAAATAAAGTACATCCTCGCAGCCCCCTTCTAAGGGGGGTAGTTCTTGGCGACGCATCGGGATGGCCACCTGACCGTGAACGAGGAGGACCAATAGCTAGCCCATTTGCGATCGAACGCTATGAAGGATCTGCTTTGCACGAGACGTACTGAGGTCCATGCCTGCCTTACCGTCCACGGTCAGAAAATAGCGACCCAACTGAATCATGGGCTCTAGCATCCGGCCAATAATGTCTAGTTCGTCCGCAGAAAACACGAAGCTGCTACGCTTCGCCAGGGCCACGAGACCGTGGCCCTTTGGCGCATTCTCTTTCGTATCCTCGGCAATGCGACCCT contains:
- the melA gene encoding Alpha-galactosidase gives rise to the protein MAAATLSYQAEGLAGSIDRPIHVTMIGAGSFFTASILKDILLIPENLGGQLRLVDIDGRRLELSRRLIERLLNELPGGERWTVKASTDRAELLPGTDYIVNAIEVSGLECVRYDNDIPLEFGVSQNIGDTIGPGGLMKALRTVPVWLEILRDAERLCPQAVVLNYTNPMNIMCLAGQRVSSMKVIGLCHSVQGTSRMLARFVDIPYEQMRWTCAGINHLAWFVKLEGPEGDLYPQLMAMARDRTSEFAKAEPVRSDMMLHFGAFITESSGHLSEYLPYYRKRRDLLETYTDTGYRGQESFYADNWPGWRQEQDARRERIIAGEEAIEPKRSLEYGAWIIESIEKHVPIVVHGNVSNEGGLIDNLPHDGCVEVACLIDRNGIQPTRYGRLPKPMAAICDGNMRMFDLAADACIQRSFELARQALLLDPLTAACCSPAEIFAMADRLFEAEASYLPGFA
- the ddpX gene encoding D-alanyl-D-alanine dipeptidase; its protein translation is MRVKWDRSKGAPEPIRALNRIPERESHEPLVDLREVAPQIMLPRETTIPFVRKTVGEMVVRAALLLPKGVHLAVTDAYRPVIRQKLIYDWLSACALEVWPNITHAVLRRKVNRWVAPFDQKAPPGHSTGGAIDVLLQDESGEPLDVHSPYDRFSAAPTYTIGLSPEAERNRMLLVETMLAAGFSNCRDEWWHYSYGDAGWAVRTGAAECFYGRIDLPEELYAHMQEVWLRNLHERPNPFKPHRAS